The window ACAATGGTTTAATCAACAAGGGATTTCCCTCTATTCAGGCGATTTGCCTGGACATGGAAAATCCCCCGGCAAAAAGGGGGATATCGAATCGTTTCAGCAATACATCTCAACCGCCAACTTGTGGTGGGATGAAATAACTTCATTAATTCCTCAAGTCCCTCATTATCTGATGGGACATAGCATGGGGGGATTGGTGGCAGCAAGGTTAATGGAAACCACCTCCCTGTCTGTTTTGCCGAGGGGCGTGATCCTTTCCTCTCCCTTATTTGAGCTGCAGCTGGAAGTTCCTGAATGGAAGGACAAAATGGCCCGCTTGATCAGGAACATCTATCCCCAACTGCAGATGCCATCAGGAATTCAACCGGAACAGGTAAGCCGGGATCCCCAGGTGGTTCAATCCTACGCCAGGGATCCTCTGATTTCCCATAAAGTAAGCATCCGCTGGTATATTGCCCTGCAGAAAGAAATGAAGCAATTGTGGGAAGAGATTTCCTCGATTCCCGATGTCCCCTTCCTGATTCTTCAGGCAGGAACCGACAAACTGGTCAAGCCGGAAGCCGCTGAACGCTTTTATCAACAATTGCCGGTAAGGCGTAAAGAACTTAAAATCCTTCCCGATTTATACCATGAAATTTTAAACGAACCGGAAAAAGAAGAAGTGCTGCAGATGATACGCTCCTGGGCAGAATCGTTACAATGAGGTTTTGTTTCAATCATGCTCCACATGCCGATATCCCTGAAGCCCAGGCGAAATTCAACAATTTGATCCAACAAATCCATGAGAACAGGTATCATCGAGGGTGATCCTTCTATCCTACTCAATTAACCGTCTGATCATTTATTTTCCCCTCTCTCGACCAGCTTTATCTTTCTTTAACCTTCAATCATTTACTCTACCTACAAAGAAATAAAAACCACTTCAAGAGCTATGCTTCTCACGAAGTGGTTTTGTAATAAACAATCATCCTAACAATCATCCTACATGCTGGATCAAAACCATGATGCTCATTCTATATCGCGCAACACTCGTCCCTGTTCTTTATCATATTCTACAACAATTCGGGTCCCCAATCCCCCTCTGGCATTCCAATAGGCTTCTATCTTCATGTAGATGGGGTCACAAACCTTTACGAGATCCTCCAAAATCCGATTCGTGGCATGCTCCTGGTAAATTCCCACATTTCTGAACGAGGTGAGATAAAATTTCAGGGATTTCATTTCAATCAGCTTTTCATTGGGGATATAGGAAACCGTGATATCTGCAAAATCAGGCAGTCCCGACCATGGACAGACCGAGGTAAATTCATTGGTGGGAATCTCTACCCAGGTCGGTTTTCCCGGATATTCATAAGGAATGGTTTCCAGTATATGTGTTAAAATCACATCTTCTTCTTGAATGTCAAACCGTATGTTTTCATATTTTGAATGGTCCACATTAACTTTAGTCACAAAAAACATCCTTTCTGTAAAATTTTAACTAACTGGAATAGGGATCCTTTCCTCAATGATCTGTTCTATTTTTTTGACACCCTCATCCATTTCTGTTACATCAATATGAATAAAGGCTCCCCCATATTGCTGGGTGCAATAATCATACCGAGGATCGTAATAATAGATGAGCAGGATTTCAACCAATTTATGATAATTCATCTGTTCAATGGCTCCCTTAGCCTCTTTTTGAACCTCGGCAGGAAGCCTTTTTTGAATCACTCGAAATGATTCTGTTACCCTCTCTTTAAAATGTTCGCCCCCCGCTTCATTCCCCATATACTGCTCAATAATTCTTTTTACCCTTTTGGCAATGGGAGCCTCAAGCATCAGGTGAATACCGGTTCTTTTTGCATCCATTATAAAATCTGGCAAATGGATGTGGCCGATTCGCTTGCTTTCGGCTTCTATAATAACATATAGGGAATCTTTGATTCTACTTAATTTCTCAAACAGGAGGGCATCGAAGGTTTTTTGATTGTTCGGTTTTCCCAAACCGATGGAACCGAAAGCAGACCCTCTATGGTTAGCCAGTCCTTCCAAATCAATCACTGGATTTCCCCTTTGCTCCAATTTGTGAAGAATCTTTGTTTTTCCTACCCCCGTCATTCCGTGCAACACAATCACATGGGGTGGAAGCAATTCTGCAGTCAGCTTGTCCAGGATCACCTGGCGGTATCTTCTGTATCCTCCTGTCAGTCGATAGACAGGTAATCCTGCCAAATCGGCAAAGGTAACCATGGACTTACTTCTCATTCCTCCCCGCCAGCAAAAAACTACGGGTTGTTTTCCCTCGTCCAGCCATTCCTTAAGCCGTTTCATGAAATATGGGATTTTAGGAGATACCAGTTCCATGGCCATCCATCTGGCAGCATCAGGACCCACTTGCTTATAAGCGGTTCCCACCTGTTTCCTCTCTTCATCCGAAAAAATAGGAAGATTGACGGCCCCTGGGATAGTGGCCCCATTAAATTCCTCTGGAGAGCGTACATCCACCCATAAAATATGATTTAAATGGATTGCTTGCTCAATATCAATTTCTTTATTCAATGTTTTCACCTACTTATAGAATGACCCTTCCGCATAGAACGAATTTGAAAAAATTTCATCGCAAATCTTTTGCTGCAACCATTATAGGACTGATTTTCTATATCCGTAAAGAAGTGTATACTAGTTAACGAAAGGAGGCAATATCATGTCACAAGATAAAGTAAAGTTAACATCTCTCTCCAGCAAAGGAGGCTGAGGCTGCAAAATTGGTCCAGAGGACCTGGCGCAGGTGCTGCGCCATTTACCAAAAACGGCTGCTGACCCCAACCTTCTTGTGGGATTAGATACATCTGACGATGCCGGTGTTTACAAAATATCGGAAGACTTGGCCTTAATTCAGACCGTTGATTATTTTACACCTATTGTAGATGATCCCTATATGTTTGGGCAAATTGCCGCTGCAAATGCATTAAGTGATGTTTATGCTATGGGGGGAAGACCCCTCACTGTACTTAACATTGTCGGGTTTCCGGTAAAAAAATTGGGAATGTCCATCCTGGCTGATATTCTCAGAGGTGCTGCAGATAAAGTGGCAGAGGCAGGAGCTGTCATCGTAGGAGGACACTCCATTGATGATCAGGAACCTAAATTTGGGCTGGCTGTAACTGGAACCGTACATCCTGAGCGCATCCTTCCCAATAACCAGTCAAAACCAGGAGATGTGCTGATCCTCACAAAGCCTATTGGAATTGGCATACAAACCCAGGCGATTAAAAAGGATCTACTCAGTGAAGAAGAGATGGAACGGGTCATGTCCGTCATGGCTACCCTTAATAAAACGGCTGCTGAAGTCATGGAGTCTTACCCTGTTCATTCCTGTACGGATATTACCGGTTTTGGCCTTTTGGGACACACCAAGGAGATGGCTGCAGGAAGCCAGGTGGGAATCGTCATCCAGAACCATCAGGTTCCCGTTCTTCCTAGATCCCTTTCGTTAGCCAAAGAAGGTGTAATTCCGGGTGGAAGCAAGTCTAACCATCATTGGCTTGAAAACTGTGTGACCTATGACTCATCATTATCATTGGAAGAACAACTGATTTTATGCGATGCTGTCACTTCAGGAGGACTGTTGATTTCCTTGCCCGAAAAAGAAGGAGAATCCCTTCTTCAATCCCTGAAAAATAAGGGGATTTCAGAAGCGGCCATCATTGGTCATGTTGTTTCGGATCATCCCGGATGTATTATTGTTGAAAAATAAAGAGATTGGCGCGTCTTATGCGGCGAAACTTGACTTCAGGTGGTAAAAACAATCCACCTGAAGTTTCCACCCTTATCGTAAAAGATCATATGCTTTCATACAGATATAAATACCGCTTCGCTTCATCTAAAGGACTGTGTAGCTGGTTCATCCGTTCTCGTCCTTTATTTCCCATACTTTTCCTCAGTTCAGGGTCAAGGATTAGCCTTTCCGCCAGTTGGTAAAATTCATCTTCATTTTGATACAAGTAACCTGTTCCACCATGGACTACAAGACTTCGGTTACCAGGAATATCACTGGCTAATACAGGCAGTCCTGCTGCCATCCCTTCCATAATTGCCATGGACTGCCCTTCCGATAAGGAAGTATTCAAAAGAACATCCGACTGCAAATACCATTCCGGCATTTTTTCAAAGGGAACCTCTCCGGCATAAAAGAACCAATCCCACATCCTTTCTGCCATTTTCACTTGACGATAGATATCTTCAATTAATTTGGTTCCCGCCAATGTCAGTCTAATACAGGAGTATTTTTCATGCAGTCTTTGAAATGGCTTTAACGGAAATAGAACATTTTTTACAGGGCGCAGCCCGGCAGGGAGAAAGAAGTGAACATCTCCTTCTTTCTCTTTCAAATATTTTTCTTTTATTTTTTCTTCAGGCAATGAAATCCATACCCCCTGAGGAATAACGATTACCTTATCGGTCAACGATGGAAATTGCTCAATCATTTTATCCTTCTGCTCTTCAATAAAGACCGTAACCCATTGGGCATTTTCCAATAAAGGTCTCATAATCTCTCTTTTTGCCGGATCAAAGATATCGTAATTAACGTCTGTTCCCGTCATCGTAACCAGATAAGGAACCTTCAGGGGAGGGATTTTATTCTCCCGCTGCCAAAGGGCAAACCGGTATCCATTTAGAACATGGATGATGGTTTTTTCATTGTTTGTGCTTTGGCAAAAGCGATCTTTGAAATGGTCGCTGGTTAAGTCCCCTTCCAAATAAGGAAAAACCTCTACAGACAGATCCAATTGACTTAAATGCAGAAATAAGCGTTTGGCCGTAATGGAATTCCCCCGATGCTGATACAGATATGGTGTAGCCAGTATGATTTTGTCCCAACTGCGATTCCCCATCTTTTCCTTCCCCGCCCTTTTTTAAAATGTGTTACTATATAGTCCTCCCTCTATTCGTCTGTTTTTGTTGTAATATTCATCTGTACAAAGCGTTGAATTGGGATTTGGACAAAGGTTTTTATTGGATTATGCTGTTTGATCTCTTTGATCTCGCCAATGACGATTTTCCCCACTTGATAGGTTTTTGCTAGCTCGATTATTTTTCTGCTTGCTTGATGGAGATAATTCTGAAGGATATGATGTCGTTTGATTCGTATAGATTGGTAGTGTGCAATTCGTTGATTTATGTAACCAAGTGAGAGCAAAAGATTTCCGTCTATTTTACGAATAGTCTTCCAACGCTTTAAAATAGCTTTTCCAATTTTGTTCGAGAACTTTTAGACATTGTTGATAGGTATGCGAATGGAGATATTCCTTATGAGGATTATACCATAAGAAAAGGTGTCATGGAACATTTGTTTGTAATCAGTCAGCATTCATCTCCCACTATAGAAGATGGGAGT is drawn from Microaerobacter geothermalis and contains these coding sequences:
- a CDS encoding alpha/beta hydrolase, whose protein sequence is MGDLFYRKHWTVEKPKAVILLIHGAAEHCERYDHVGQWFNQQGISLYSGDLPGHGKSPGKKGDIESFQQYISTANLWWDEITSLIPQVPHYLMGHSMGGLVAARLMETTSLSVLPRGVILSSPLFELQLEVPEWKDKMARLIRNIYPQLQMPSGIQPEQVSRDPQVVQSYARDPLISHKVSIRWYIALQKEMKQLWEEISSIPDVPFLILQAGTDKLVKPEAAERFYQQLPVRRKELKILPDLYHEILNEPEKEEVLQMIRSWAESLQ
- the queF gene encoding preQ(1) synthase, which gives rise to MTKVNVDHSKYENIRFDIQEEDVILTHILETIPYEYPGKPTWVEIPTNEFTSVCPWSGLPDFADITVSYIPNEKLIEMKSLKFYLTSFRNVGIYQEHATNRILEDLVKVCDPIYMKIEAYWNARGGLGTRIVVEYDKEQGRVLRDIE
- the mnmH gene encoding tRNA 2-selenouridine(34) synthase MnmH → MNKEIDIEQAIHLNHILWVDVRSPEEFNGATIPGAVNLPIFSDEERKQVGTAYKQVGPDAARWMAMELVSPKIPYFMKRLKEWLDEGKQPVVFCWRGGMRSKSMVTFADLAGLPVYRLTGGYRRYRQVILDKLTAELLPPHVIVLHGMTGVGKTKILHKLEQRGNPVIDLEGLANHRGSAFGSIGLGKPNNQKTFDALLFEKLSRIKDSLYVIIEAESKRIGHIHLPDFIMDAKRTGIHLMLEAPIAKRVKRIIEQYMGNEAGGEHFKERVTESFRVIQKRLPAEVQKEAKGAIEQMNYHKLVEILLIYYYDPRYDYCTQQYGGAFIHIDVTEMDEGVKKIEQIIEERIPIPVS
- the selD gene encoding selenide, water dikinase SelD; amino-acid sequence: MSQDKVKLTSLSSKGGUGCKIGPEDLAQVLRHLPKTAADPNLLVGLDTSDDAGVYKISEDLALIQTVDYFTPIVDDPYMFGQIAAANALSDVYAMGGRPLTVLNIVGFPVKKLGMSILADILRGAADKVAEAGAVIVGGHSIDDQEPKFGLAVTGTVHPERILPNNQSKPGDVLILTKPIGIGIQTQAIKKDLLSEEEMERVMSVMATLNKTAAEVMESYPVHSCTDITGFGLLGHTKEMAAGSQVGIVIQNHQVPVLPRSLSLAKEGVIPGGSKSNHHWLENCVTYDSSLSLEEQLILCDAVTSGGLLISLPEKEGESLLQSLKNKGISEAAIIGHVVSDHPGCIIVEK
- a CDS encoding glycosyltransferase, which encodes MGNRSWDKIILATPYLYQHRGNSITAKRLFLHLSQLDLSVEVFPYLEGDLTSDHFKDRFCQSTNNEKTIIHVLNGYRFALWQRENKIPPLKVPYLVTMTGTDVNYDIFDPAKREIMRPLLENAQWVTVFIEEQKDKMIEQFPSLTDKVIVIPQGVWISLPEEKIKEKYLKEKEGDVHFFLPAGLRPVKNVLFPLKPFQRLHEKYSCIRLTLAGTKLIEDIYRQVKMAERMWDWFFYAGEVPFEKMPEWYLQSDVLLNTSLSEGQSMAIMEGMAAGLPVLASDIPGNRSLVVHGGTGYLYQNEDEFYQLAERLILDPELRKSMGNKGRERMNQLHSPLDEAKRYLYLYESI